One Dehalococcoidia bacterium DNA segment encodes these proteins:
- a CDS encoding SDR family oxidoreductase has translation MIIKRFEGKVAVVSGASQGIGRAIALRLAREGAKVAFFDIAEAPAMKVVEEIKAAGSEGYCEVVNSKDGAKIQAFVKNVIAKFGTIDVLVNSVGADVSKPFLALTEAEIDNSIAINLKGHAMLTQAVVGMCMKEKKYGKIVTISSDAAHTGQANSSMYAACKSGILGLSRTWAREFVRYAINVNVVCPGPTLTPAMQKWAEVDPKNFEATKAGIPMRRLAEPDDIASAVAYLVSDDASYITGQALSVNGGLYMH, from the coding sequence ATGATAATAAAGCGTTTTGAGGGAAAGGTGGCGGTAGTGAGCGGAGCCTCTCAGGGCATTGGTCGGGCAATTGCTTTGCGACTGGCCAGAGAGGGAGCCAAGGTAGCTTTCTTTGATATCGCGGAAGCCCCGGCGATGAAAGTGGTTGAAGAGATCAAAGCCGCCGGCAGCGAGGGTTACTGCGAAGTGGTCAACAGCAAGGATGGAGCGAAGATCCAAGCCTTCGTCAAGAACGTGATAGCCAAGTTCGGCACGATTGATGTGCTGGTCAATTCCGTGGGTGCCGATGTTTCCAAGCCGTTCTTGGCCCTGACCGAGGCGGAGATCGATAACAGTATCGCCATCAACCTCAAAGGGCATGCCATGCTGACTCAGGCCGTTGTGGGCATGTGCATGAAAGAGAAAAAGTATGGCAAGATCGTCACCATTTCATCTGATGCGGCACATACTGGTCAGGCGAACTCATCCATGTATGCTGCATGCAAGTCAGGCATTCTTGGATTGAGCAGGACCTGGGCGCGGGAGTTCGTGAGATATGCCATCAATGTTAATGTGGTTTGCCCTGGACCCACATTGACCCCGGCAATGCAGAAGTGGGCAGAGGTAGATCCCAAGAACTTCGAGGCCACCAAAGCAGGCATTCCTATGCGCAGACTGGCGGAGCCTGATGATATCGCTTCAGCAGTGGCGTATCTTGTTTCCGATGACGCTTCGTACATCACCGGCCAGGCGCTCAGCGTCAATGGCGGCTTGTATATGCACTAG
- a CDS encoding amidohydrolase family protein — protein MVKAIDVWYNFMTDELIKEMFGGGPGGASEVAAATKTEKLDRQLPSNKPEDMVKRMDDAGVEITMFALMTQGHSRRMKLGQAPRLIVYNDWRNLLPYYEKFPTRFRGLYGINPWTGMDGVREMEKVVKDHKGFFCGAVTHTGGFAPFDDRIWWPFYAKCVELDIPLITQCGHFAESLPEAWCNPLQIDEVAEYFPELRIIAGHTGWPFTEELKGVCLKNENVYFSMEAYMPKYYDQSMVQFMNTRGRDRCMWGSDWPVTEAKPNLAQVAEIGLKDKVIPAFLRDNAVRVFKLKV, from the coding sequence ATGGTAAAAGCTATTGATGTATGGTATAACTTCATGACTGATGAGCTGATCAAGGAGATGTTCGGGGGAGGACCGGGCGGGGCCTCAGAAGTTGCCGCGGCCACCAAAACAGAAAAACTGGATCGGCAATTGCCCTCCAACAAACCTGAAGACATGGTAAAGAGGATGGATGACGCGGGTGTTGAGATTACCATGTTTGCTCTGATGACCCAGGGACACAGCCGCCGCATGAAGCTGGGCCAAGCGCCCCGGTTGATTGTGTACAACGACTGGCGAAATCTCTTGCCCTATTATGAGAAATTCCCGACGAGATTCCGGGGTCTCTATGGCATCAATCCTTGGACAGGGATGGACGGCGTCAGAGAGATGGAAAAAGTAGTCAAGGATCACAAAGGTTTCTTCTGCGGCGCAGTGACGCACACCGGCGGCTTTGCTCCGTTTGACGACAGAATTTGGTGGCCGTTCTATGCCAAGTGCGTTGAGCTGGATATTCCGCTGATCACCCAGTGCGGACATTTCGCTGAGTCACTGCCGGAGGCCTGGTGCAATCCGCTGCAGATCGATGAAGTGGCCGAGTATTTCCCTGAGCTGAGGATCATTGCCGGTCACACTGGCTGGCCGTTCACTGAAGAGCTGAAAGGCGTATGTCTGAAGAATGAGAACGTCTATTTCAGCATGGAAGCCTACATGCCGAAGTACTACGATCAGTCCATGGTGCAGTTCATGAACACCAGAGGCAGAGATCGCTGCATGTGGGGTTCGGATTGGCCGGTAACTGAGGCCAAGCCCAACCTGGCGCAGGTAGCCGAGATTGGTCTGAAAGACAAGGTTATTCCGGCATTCCTCCGGGACAACGCTGTCAGAGTATTCAAGCTGAAAGTGTAG
- a CDS encoding 2-hydroxyacyl-CoA dehydratase family protein, whose translation MFASFAEVVADPYKRLRNWKQNAGKKIIGCFPMYVPEEIIHAAGMLPIIVVESEEPVTRADQYLPVYTCHIVRGTFDLGLRGEMDFVDGFVFADICEPVQIIADTWHIHRPAHFHHNLPVPMNLSIPRGKKYLIEQYQNFKGALEKSFGVQISEKAISQSIAVYNRNRTLMNDLYAFRRANPGAIRAMDMATVVAAGMLMPKEEHSVLVEKLLAALKKTPKPSDERVKLVLSGCFCDMPDSGLLKLFNELDAVVIDDDLYFGSRYFTRLVNESLPPMEALTEHYIHDVPCPTKYNPANMWADYLLDVAKRAKADAVVILNLKYCEPIAHDYPHLKAKLAEAGIPEILIELDGETPLGQIRTRLQALIELVGER comes from the coding sequence GTGTTCGCCAGCTTTGCTGAAGTTGTCGCAGACCCCTATAAGCGTTTGCGGAATTGGAAACAGAATGCGGGTAAGAAAATCATCGGCTGCTTCCCGATGTATGTGCCCGAGGAGATCATCCACGCCGCCGGGATGCTCCCGATCATCGTTGTTGAGTCCGAAGAACCGGTCACCCGCGCTGATCAGTATCTCCCGGTTTATACGTGCCACATCGTGCGCGGCACATTTGACCTGGGCCTCAGGGGGGAGATGGATTTCGTCGACGGGTTTGTTTTCGCCGATATCTGTGAGCCGGTTCAGATCATCGCCGACACATGGCATATTCATCGCCCGGCCCATTTTCATCACAATCTGCCGGTGCCGATGAACTTGTCCATCCCCAGAGGGAAAAAGTATCTGATCGAGCAATACCAGAATTTCAAGGGTGCTCTGGAGAAGTCCTTTGGAGTGCAAATCTCTGAGAAGGCTATCAGCCAGAGTATCGCCGTCTACAACCGCAATCGTACCCTGATGAATGACCTATATGCTTTCAGGAGAGCAAATCCGGGCGCTATCAGAGCCATGGATATGGCAACGGTCGTTGCCGCAGGTATGCTGATGCCCAAGGAAGAGCACAGCGTGCTGGTTGAAAAGCTGCTGGCAGCTTTGAAGAAAACCCCAAAGCCGTCCGATGAAAGGGTTAAACTGGTCCTCTCCGGGTGTTTCTGCGATATGCCGGATTCGGGACTGCTCAAGTTGTTCAATGAGCTGGATGCGGTAGTGATCGATGACGATTTGTACTTCGGCAGCCGGTATTTCACCAGGCTTGTCAATGAGTCATTACCCCCGATGGAGGCTCTGACGGAGCACTACATCCATGATGTGCCCTGCCCCACAAAATATAACCCGGCCAACATGTGGGCGGATTACCTTCTGGATGTCGCCAAGAGAGCCAAGGCCGATGCCGTGGTGATCCTGAACCTGAAGTATTGCGAGCCGATCGCTCACGACTATCCGCATCTCAAAGCCAAACTTGCCGAGGCTGGAATTCCAGAGATACTGATCGAACTGGATGGAGAGACGCCTCTGGGGCAAATCAGAACAAGGCTGCAGGCGCTGATCGAACTAGTGGGGGAAAGATAA
- a CDS encoding 2-hydroxyacyl-CoA dehydratase family protein: MQEGKTEKVTSQKMLNDLIGRYWGQSHQVRKAGVPVAWSTAVGPIDVLNAMGFFVVFPENYGATAGAKKVATALCEKAESFDYSPDLCSYARINLGAVLSGDKTLCPVGGLPKPDVLVASSYCTAVIKWFEDLSHIFNVPLILIDLPFLHDTMTTDDVERSVGYVKDQIEDEIVLLEGLTKKRMDYDKLTEMVKVTDSISRAWQKIMEIPQNIPAPITVFDLFLAMFPATCMRGNPEALTYYKLLKEELDEKVAKKMGAIPGERHRFYWDNLPIWYEMRSLSMEFAKYGTSLVTGIYPWSFVWHSDEANPNDPVSYMARTAAITKSMVGPRQRAKFISKLVRDYSIDGLIMQATRTCKVMCQCQTDVMQLVEKETGVPGVMLEADMCDSRHYSEAQIKTKIKAFVELLESRGK, translated from the coding sequence ATGCAAGAGGGTAAGACTGAGAAAGTGACCAGCCAGAAGATGCTGAATGATTTGATCGGGAGATACTGGGGCCAGTCGCATCAGGTGCGTAAGGCTGGCGTACCAGTGGCCTGGAGCACCGCGGTGGGGCCGATCGATGTCCTCAATGCCATGGGGTTTTTCGTGGTATTTCCCGAAAACTATGGCGCTACGGCTGGAGCCAAGAAAGTAGCCACGGCGTTGTGTGAGAAGGCTGAGTCTTTTGACTACTCGCCTGATCTTTGCTCCTATGCCAGAATCAACCTGGGTGCGGTTTTATCCGGAGATAAAACGCTGTGTCCGGTAGGCGGTTTACCCAAACCTGATGTGCTGGTAGCCTCCTCATATTGCACGGCAGTCATCAAATGGTTCGAGGATTTGAGCCACATCTTCAATGTCCCCCTGATTCTGATCGATCTCCCGTTCCTTCATGACACTATGACCACTGATGATGTTGAGCGGTCTGTGGGGTACGTCAAGGATCAGATCGAAGATGAGATCGTACTCCTCGAAGGGCTGACCAAAAAGCGGATGGATTACGATAAGCTGACGGAGATGGTGAAAGTTACCGATTCCATTTCCCGGGCCTGGCAGAAGATAATGGAGATTCCTCAGAATATCCCCGCGCCGATAACGGTATTTGACCTGTTTTTGGCCATGTTCCCTGCTACCTGCATGCGGGGCAATCCCGAAGCACTCACCTATTACAAGCTGTTGAAAGAAGAGTTGGATGAAAAAGTTGCCAAGAAGATGGGGGCCATCCCTGGCGAGAGGCATCGTTTCTACTGGGACAATCTTCCCATCTGGTATGAGATGCGGTCGCTATCCATGGAATTTGCCAAGTACGGCACCTCACTGGTCACCGGCATCTATCCGTGGTCTTTTGTTTGGCATTCCGATGAGGCCAATCCCAATGATCCAGTCAGCTACATGGCGCGGACGGCTGCCATTACCAAATCGATGGTAGGACCGCGGCAGAGAGCCAAGTTCATATCAAAACTGGTTCGCGATTACTCCATCGATGGGCTTATCATGCAGGCCACCCGAACCTGCAAGGTCATGTGCCAATGCCAGACCGATGTGATGCAACTGGTGGAGAAGGAAACCGGGGTGCCTGGAGTGATGCTTGAGGCAGACATGTGCGATTCTCGCCATTATTCCGAGGCGCAGATCAAAACCAAAATCAAAGCGTTCGTAGAACTTCTGGAGAGTCGAGGCAAGTAA